A window from Salvia miltiorrhiza cultivar Shanhuang (shh) chromosome 2, IMPLAD_Smil_shh, whole genome shotgun sequence encodes these proteins:
- the LOC131013237 gene encoding NAC domain-containing protein JA2-like: MGVRESDPRSQLSLPPGFRFFPTDEELLVQYLCRKVAGHHFPLQIIGDVDLYKFDPWDLPSKALFGEKEWYFFSPRDRKYPNGSRPNRVAGSGYWKATGTDKIITTEGRKVGIKKALVFYVGKAPKGTKTNWIMHEYRLSESSRKNGSSKLDDWVLCRIYKKNSSGQDRSAALAGGVVQSKEYSHDSSSSCSSQYDDVLDSLPELDDRYFSMDSLKNSQLQDDQKLNLQRLSSGNFDWATLAGLGPLWPELLQAQQTSAPPASQNDTFAPANFMDGNQRVSNSGLLPQHLTGLTQGLPGSVDAFSLRYPNQSGGFGFRQ, from the exons ATGGGCGTCCGAGAAAGCGACCCGCGCTCGCAGCTGAGTCTTCCGCCGGGATTCAGGTTTTTTCCGACGGACGAGGAGCTGCTCGTGCAGTATCTCTGCCGGAAAGTCGCCGGCCACCATTTCCCGCTGCAGATCATTGGAGATGTTGATTTGTACAAGTTCGATCCATGGGATCTTCCAA GTAAAGCTTTGTTTGGGGAGAAAGAATGGTATTTCTTCAGCCCAAGAGACAGAAAATATCCCAACGGTTCGCGGCCGAATCGGGTGGCCGGTTCGGGTTACTGGAAAGCGACCGGAACCGATAAGATCATCACAACTGAAGGAAGGAAAGTCGGAATTAAAAAAGCCTTAGTTTTCTACGTCGGAAAAGCTCCCAAAGGAACCAAAACTAATTGGATTATGCATGAATACCGGCTCTCGGAATCTTCGAGAAAAAACGGCAGCTCCAAG CTCGACGATTGGGTTTTGTGTCGGATATACAAGAAGAATTCGAGCGGGCAGGACCGGAGCGCCGCCTTGGCCGGCGGCGTTGTTCAGAGCAAGGAATACAGCCACGACTCCTCGTCGTCTTGTTCGTCGCAATACGACGACGTGCTGGATTCTCTCCCGGAGCTCGACGATCGTTACTTCTCCATGGATTCTCTGAAGAATTCTCAGCTGCAAGATGATCAGAAGCTGAATCTACAGCGATTGAGCTCCGGGAATTTCGATTGGGCCACGCTGGCCGGGCTCGGCCCACTTTGGCCGGAACTGCTGCAGGCCCAACAGACGAGCGCCCCTCCCGCCAGTCAAAATGACACATTTGCCCCTGCTAATTTCATGGACGGTAATCAGCGAGTCAGCAACTCGGGGTTACTACCGCAGCACCTGACCGGGTTGACTCAGGGATTGCCCGGGTCGGTCGACGCGTTTAGCCTGCGGTACCCGAATCAGTCGGGCGGGTTCGGGTTTAGGCAATGA